Proteins co-encoded in one Rudaeicoccus suwonensis genomic window:
- the purM gene encoding phosphoribosylformylglycinamidine cyclo-ligase: MTDSAATETTPITYAGSGVDVEAGDKAVELMKESVRRAQRPEVLGGLGGFAGLFDASLLARMSHPVLATSTDGVGTKVAIAQAMDKHDTIGFDLVGMVVDDIVVCGAEPLFMTDYIATGKVVPERIAAIVSGIAAACAQANVALVGGETAEHPGLLEADEYDVAGAATGIVEKTDLLTPDLVETGDVVLGLASSGLHANGFSLVRRIIGAAGWSLDRDVPEFGRTLGEELLTPTRVYAADLLELLQTVPVHALSHVTGGGLAANLARVLPAGRTAVVDRSTWQMPAVFSVLQELGRVPQADLERTLNLGVGFCAVVPADAVDTALETLEGLDIPTWIMGQVHDTADVDATTAEVVTGAKGVDAGGAQLVGSFQR; this comes from the coding sequence ATGACCGACAGTGCAGCCACCGAAACCACACCGATCACGTATGCCGGGTCCGGTGTCGACGTCGAGGCCGGCGACAAGGCTGTCGAATTGATGAAGGAGTCGGTGCGGCGCGCCCAGCGCCCGGAGGTGCTCGGTGGTCTCGGCGGATTCGCCGGACTGTTCGACGCGTCGCTGCTGGCACGTATGTCGCATCCGGTGCTCGCCACCTCCACCGACGGGGTCGGCACCAAGGTCGCGATCGCGCAGGCGATGGACAAGCACGACACGATCGGCTTCGACCTGGTCGGCATGGTCGTCGACGACATCGTGGTGTGCGGCGCGGAGCCGCTGTTCATGACCGACTACATCGCGACCGGCAAGGTGGTGCCGGAACGGATCGCGGCGATCGTGAGCGGCATCGCCGCCGCCTGCGCGCAGGCGAACGTTGCCTTGGTCGGCGGTGAAACCGCGGAGCACCCCGGACTGCTCGAAGCCGACGAGTATGACGTGGCCGGTGCCGCGACCGGGATCGTCGAGAAGACGGACCTGCTCACCCCGGACCTGGTCGAAACCGGTGACGTGGTGCTGGGTCTGGCCTCGTCGGGCCTGCACGCCAACGGTTTTTCGCTGGTGCGGCGCATCATCGGTGCCGCGGGTTGGTCGCTGGATCGCGATGTGCCCGAGTTCGGCCGGACCCTCGGCGAGGAGCTGCTCACGCCGACCCGCGTCTACGCCGCCGACCTGCTCGAGCTGCTGCAGACCGTGCCGGTGCACGCGTTGTCGCATGTCACCGGCGGAGGCCTCGCGGCCAATCTCGCGCGCGTGCTGCCAGCCGGTCGCACCGCCGTCGTCGACCGGTCGACGTGGCAGATGCCCGCGGTCTTCTCGGTGTTGCAGGAACTCGGGCGGGTGCCGCAGGCAGACCTCGAACGCACCCTCAACCTCGGCGTCGGCTTCTGCGCGGTGGTGCCGGCGGATGCCGTGGACACGGCACTGGAGACCCTGGAGGGGCTCGACATACCGACCTGGATCATGGGTCAGGTGCACGACACCGCCGACGTCGATGCGACGACCGCCGAGGTCGTCACCGGCGCGAAGGGTGTCGACGCGGGCGGAGCACAACTGGTGGGTTCATTCCAGCGCTGA
- a CDS encoding DUF3073 domain-containing protein, translated as MGRGRAKAKQTKVARELKYFSPDTDLNALERELRSSKSSDRVDDNPSADDAREDDDYGDYADWASHRR; from the coding sequence ATGGGGCGCGGCCGGGCAAAAGCAAAGCAGACCAAGGTTGCCCGGGAGTTGAAGTATTTCTCTCCCGATACAGACCTCAACGCCTTGGAGCGCGAACTTCGCTCCTCGAAGTCTTCGGATCGGGTTGATGACAACCCCAGTGCCGATGATGCGCGCGAAGACGACGACTACGGCGACTACGCCGACTGGGCGTCCCATCGCCGCTGA
- a CDS encoding copper resistance CopC family protein, with protein MRRHLTVLGAALLLPILWLAGASSASAHDELVSTTPGAGTTVAHAPATVTLTFNESVVDTGTQVQVRSSTGAVAQTGRATVSGAVVTQPLKSNLASGDYTVVWRATSADGHPVSGTFGFTVAAAAGTSSAGASMSASAPASTSSSSLNMSFTSTSSPTPTMQTPTNKTNNEPVLIIVAVVVAILVIGGVTALIRTRAKDDDADL; from the coding sequence ATGCGACGACATCTGACTGTTCTCGGTGCCGCTCTCCTCCTGCCGATCCTGTGGCTGGCCGGCGCGTCGAGCGCGTCCGCCCACGACGAACTCGTGTCGACCACTCCCGGCGCGGGCACCACGGTGGCGCATGCACCGGCCACGGTGACGCTCACCTTCAACGAATCCGTCGTCGACACCGGCACCCAGGTGCAGGTCCGCAGCAGCACTGGCGCCGTCGCCCAGACCGGCCGGGCGACGGTCTCCGGTGCCGTGGTCACACAGCCGTTGAAGAGCAACCTCGCCAGCGGCGACTACACCGTCGTATGGCGTGCCACCTCCGCCGACGGCCACCCGGTGTCAGGCACCTTCGGTTTCACCGTCGCAGCGGCTGCAGGCACGTCGAGCGCGGGCGCGTCCATGTCGGCTTCAGCACCGGCAAGCACGTCGTCGTCGAGCTTGAACATGTCATTCACCTCGACTTCCTCGCCCACACCGACCATGCAGACCCCCACCAACAAGACCAACAACGAACCGGTCCTGATCATCGTCGCGGTGGTCGTGGCCATCCTCGTCATCGGCGGTGTAACGGCGCTGATCCGCACCCGCGCGAAGGACGACGACGCCGACCTGTGA
- a CDS encoding DUF4352 domain-containing protein, whose protein sequence is MSTPPQPPQDPQNWAGQQPPPGGYQAPPMPPAPAPKRNWFARHKILTGLIALVVIVGGISAANGGSKKSGDDTAASPPTADAPAGSGAPTTATTSKAASPTATKKAKPGIGTAVRDGKFQFTVTKVVTGKTSVGSEYLEQKAQGSYTLIYVTVKNIGDESQTFSDSDQTVSDASGKSYDADSTADLSIEGNDVFFQNINPGNSVSGVLAFDMPVGVKATSITLHDSMFSGGVTAQLH, encoded by the coding sequence ATGAGCACTCCCCCACAACCGCCGCAGGATCCGCAGAACTGGGCCGGGCAGCAGCCGCCGCCCGGTGGCTATCAGGCCCCGCCGATGCCGCCGGCACCCGCGCCGAAGCGCAACTGGTTCGCCCGTCACAAGATCCTCACCGGCCTCATTGCGCTCGTCGTCATCGTCGGTGGCATCAGCGCCGCGAACGGCGGTAGCAAGAAGTCCGGCGACGACACCGCCGCCTCCCCGCCGACCGCCGACGCCCCGGCGGGGTCCGGTGCTCCCACCACCGCGACGACCTCGAAGGCTGCGAGTCCCACGGCCACCAAGAAGGCCAAGCCCGGCATCGGCACCGCCGTGCGCGACGGCAAGTTCCAGTTCACCGTCACCAAGGTGGTCACCGGCAAGACGAGCGTCGGCAGCGAATACCTGGAGCAGAAGGCACAGGGGTCATACACGCTGATCTACGTCACGGTGAAGAACATCGGTGACGAGTCGCAGACCTTCTCCGACTCCGATCAGACGGTCTCGGACGCATCCGGCAAGTCGTACGACGCCGACTCGACGGCCGATCTCTCCATCGAAGGCAATGATGTCTTCTTCCAGAACATCAACCCCGGCAACTCCGTCTCCGGCGTGCTCGCGTTCGACATGCCCGTGGGGGTCAAGGCGACCTCGATCACCCTGCACGACTCGATGTTCTCCGGCGGGGTCACCGCGCAACTGCACTGA
- a CDS encoding sensor histidine kinase encodes MSIGTRHVSWSWPRVRRASVTTLIVFTAMCSGVYAVGNAQHRSDGLTTEQQVHAAPLNNLSTVFMLVSLGCAIALIWRHRWPVWVGFAVSALTIALPLDGLTPLFALYAVVVGVTGRWMWASVVLASVAEIVSVWRDGGGTRATSWWRTLFGMSDRAGFPWWLVLLVSALAVGVTCGLAVLVRSRRALRSSRAKETRTKTQLHQLGEEVARQAERERIAREVHDVLGHRLSLLAIHAGALEVASPDNSAIARSAALVREGAQSSMQDLRSLLSVLRQPGDADVAAAVPGLRDLSSLIDECLAAGTPVASSIFVDQSVALDQRVGHSAYRITQELLTNARRHAPGRPVRLQVDARPEAGVEVSTVNASPHPHDRRINPGNGLTGLHERVQQAGGQSWVWVDDDGNFRTLVRLPWVWNGGQSDE; translated from the coding sequence ATGAGCATCGGAACGCGGCACGTGTCGTGGAGCTGGCCGCGGGTGCGGCGCGCCTCGGTGACGACGCTGATCGTGTTCACCGCGATGTGCTCAGGTGTGTACGCGGTGGGCAACGCCCAGCACCGGTCCGACGGCCTCACCACCGAGCAGCAGGTGCACGCAGCGCCGCTGAACAACCTGAGCACGGTGTTCATGCTGGTGTCGCTGGGCTGCGCCATTGCGCTGATCTGGCGGCATCGATGGCCGGTGTGGGTCGGGTTCGCGGTCAGCGCGCTCACGATCGCGCTGCCGCTGGATGGGTTGACGCCGCTCTTTGCGCTGTATGCCGTGGTCGTCGGTGTCACCGGTCGTTGGATGTGGGCGAGTGTCGTGCTGGCGTCGGTCGCCGAGATCGTTTCTGTATGGCGCGACGGTGGCGGCACACGCGCGACCTCGTGGTGGCGCACCTTGTTCGGTATGTCGGACCGCGCGGGTTTCCCGTGGTGGCTGGTGCTGCTCGTGAGCGCGCTCGCAGTCGGAGTGACCTGCGGGCTCGCCGTGCTCGTGCGCAGCCGGCGTGCGCTGCGCAGCAGCCGAGCGAAGGAGACCCGCACCAAAACTCAGCTGCACCAGTTGGGGGAGGAGGTCGCTCGGCAGGCCGAGCGCGAGCGGATCGCCCGGGAGGTGCACGACGTGCTGGGGCATCGCCTGTCGCTGTTGGCAATCCATGCCGGTGCGCTCGAGGTGGCCTCACCGGACAACTCGGCGATCGCGCGTAGCGCCGCGCTGGTGCGTGAGGGCGCGCAGTCGTCGATGCAGGATCTGCGGTCGCTTCTATCGGTGCTGCGTCAGCCGGGTGATGCCGACGTCGCGGCAGCTGTGCCCGGATTGCGTGATCTGTCGTCGCTGATCGACGAATGCCTTGCAGCCGGCACGCCGGTCGCGTCGTCGATCTTCGTCGACCAGTCGGTCGCTCTCGATCAGCGCGTCGGGCACAGCGCCTACCGCATCACCCAGGAGTTGCTCACGAATGCGCGCCGCCACGCGCCCGGGCGACCGGTGCGGCTGCAGGTCGATGCACGACCCGAGGCGGGCGTGGAGGTCAGCACGGTCAACGCGTCGCCTCATCCGCACGACCGGCGGATCAACCCGGGCAACGGGTTGACCGGGCTGCACGAGCGCGTGCAACAGGCCGGTGGCCAGTCATGGGTGTGGGTCGACGACGACGGAAACTTCCGCACGCTCGTGCGGTTGCCATGGGTGTGGAACGGCGGGCAGAGCGATGAGTGA